The following proteins are encoded in a genomic region of Porphyrobacter sp. CACIAM 03H1:
- a CDS encoding amidohydrolase: protein MRLFHLAASALALAVAAAPAHAEAPETRKAIEADYDSYLAPLFLDFHANPELSFLENRTAAKMAAELKAAGLEVTTGVGKTGVVGILRNGDGPTILLRADMDGLPVEEKTGLAHASKAVQTGLDGKEYPVMHACGHDTHITSMIGTARRLAAMKDKWKGTLMFVVQPAEELVSGAKAMMDDGLYQRFGKPDYALAFHVAAQLPIGIVSAAEGIQYSSSDSIDIRVPGIGTHGASPHLGKDPVYIASQIVSALQSIDSREISPVKPVVVTVGSFHAGSKHNIISDEAKLQVTVRANDEETREQVIAAIGRIAVNIGKAHGLPDSMPVEVVRGAGTPTTVNDAALARRLNAVMKRELGEAAVVPFEQQNMGAEDFTYFVSAGLGVPGYYFAVGGTPQADIDAAKNGGPAVAGHHSPLFKVAPRESVVLGTRAMVAAVLDLAPAKRK from the coding sequence ATGCGCCTGTTCCACCTCGCCGCGAGCGCGCTTGCGCTGGCTGTCGCCGCCGCGCCTGCCCATGCCGAAGCGCCCGAGACGCGTAAGGCGATCGAGGCGGATTACGACAGCTACCTCGCCCCGCTGTTCCTCGATTTCCACGCCAATCCCGAACTCTCCTTCCTCGAGAACCGCACCGCGGCGAAGATGGCGGCGGAGCTGAAGGCGGCCGGGCTCGAGGTGACGACGGGCGTCGGCAAGACGGGGGTGGTCGGGATCCTCAGGAACGGCGATGGCCCGACGATCCTGCTGCGCGCCGACATGGACGGCCTTCCGGTCGAGGAGAAGACCGGCCTCGCACATGCCTCGAAGGCGGTGCAGACCGGCCTCGACGGGAAGGAATACCCGGTGATGCACGCCTGCGGGCACGATACCCACATCACCTCCATGATCGGCACCGCGCGGCGGCTGGCGGCGATGAAGGACAAGTGGAAGGGCACGCTGATGTTCGTCGTCCAGCCCGCCGAGGAACTCGTCTCGGGGGCCAAGGCGATGATGGACGACGGGCTCTACCAGCGTTTCGGCAAGCCCGATTACGCGCTCGCCTTCCATGTCGCCGCCCAGCTGCCGATCGGGATCGTCTCGGCGGCCGAGGGGATCCAGTATTCCTCCTCGGATTCGATCGACATCCGCGTGCCGGGCATCGGCACCCACGGCGCCTCGCCGCACCTCGGCAAGGACCCGGTCTACATCGCCTCGCAGATCGTGAGCGCGCTGCAATCGATCGACTCGCGCGAGATTTCGCCGGTGAAGCCGGTGGTGGTGACGGTCGGCTCGTTCCATGCCGGCTCCAAGCACAACATCATCTCCGACGAGGCGAAGCTGCAGGTGACGGTGCGCGCCAATGACGAGGAGACCCGCGAACAGGTGATCGCGGCGATCGGGCGGATCGCGGTCAATATCGGCAAGGCGCACGGGCTGCCGGACTCCATGCCGGTCGAGGTGGTGCGCGGCGCGGGGACGCCGACGACGGTCAACGACGCCGCCCTGGCGCGGCGGCTCAACGCTGTGATGAAGCGCGAGCTGGGCGAGGCGGCGGTGGTGCCCTTCGAGCAGCAGAACATGGGTGCCGAGGACTTCACCTATTTCGTGAGCGCGGGCCTCGGCGTTCCGGGCTACTACTTCGCGGTTGGCGGCACCCCGCAGGCCGATATCGACGCGGCCAAGAACGGCGGCCCGGCGGTGGCGGGGCACCACTCCCCGCTGTTCAAGGTCGCACCGCGGGAGAGCGTCGTGCTCGGCACCCGGGCGATGGTGGCGGCGGTGCTGGACCTCGCCCCGGCGAAGAGGAAGTAG
- the mtgA gene encoding monofunctional biosynthetic peptidoglycan transglycosylase, giving the protein MVATILRLAAKAFAGFIGLTLVLVIAFKWLPVPVTATMLMDGNGITKDWESLDNIDRNLVSAVIASEDQRFCQHSGFDTEAIEQAMRENLEGGKIRGGSSISQQTAKNVFLWQGGGYFRKGLEAWFTFWIEMVWGKRRIMEVYLNVAETGIGTYGAEAGAQRYFGHSAARLSRDEASRMAAALPSPKKRSVKNPGGWLARHGNRIEKRIGIVRRDGLDACVYN; this is encoded by the coding sequence ATGGTTGCCACCATTCTCCGCCTCGCGGCCAAGGCCTTTGCCGGCTTCATCGGCCTCACCCTGGTTCTGGTGATCGCCTTCAAGTGGCTCCCCGTGCCCGTCACCGCGACCATGCTGATGGACGGAAACGGCATCACCAAGGACTGGGAGAGCCTCGACAATATCGACCGCAATCTGGTGAGCGCGGTGATCGCCTCGGAGGATCAGCGGTTCTGCCAGCATTCGGGCTTCGACACCGAGGCGATCGAGCAGGCGATGCGCGAGAACCTCGAAGGCGGAAAGATCCGCGGCGGCTCCTCGATCAGCCAGCAGACCGCCAAGAACGTCTTCCTGTGGCAGGGCGGCGGCTATTTCCGCAAAGGTCTGGAGGCGTGGTTCACCTTCTGGATCGAGATGGTCTGGGGCAAGCGGCGGATCATGGAAGTCTATCTCAACGTGGCCGAGACCGGGATCGGAACCTACGGCGCCGAGGCCGGGGCGCAGCGCTATTTCGGCCATTCCGCCGCGCGCCTCAGCCGCGACGAGGCGAGCCGCATGGCCGCTGCCCTCCCCAGCCCCAAGAAACGCTCGGTGAAGAACCCCGGCGGGTGGCTCGCGCGCCACGGCAACCGGATCGAAAAGCGGATCGGCATCGTCAGGCGTGACGGCCTCGATGCTTGCGTCTACAACTGA